Proteins encoded by one window of Vitis riparia cultivar Riparia Gloire de Montpellier isolate 1030 chromosome 11, EGFV_Vit.rip_1.0, whole genome shotgun sequence:
- the LOC117925325 gene encoding uncharacterized protein LOC117925325, translated as MTIPVKGASEGDVVFLNRMIEWDSHNHMILTWIRNTSIPSISNLMGSFDDAKSAWDMLAKRYSTTHGSLKYQLVDQIDLSDPTWTCTKDAQQYASIRDEFRLYEFLMSLHKDFEPIRGQLLNRSPTPSLDTAVNELVREEARLATLQAQNKLNVLAITPSTPLIEQPQQSGDSYGSSNRRKQTNKKFCNYCKRPGHTIETCYRRNKSTAAVANIEPTPPMASTLVESKRS; from the exons ATGACTATTCCTGTCAAGGGAGCAAGTGAAGGAGATGTTGTTTTTCTTAATCGCATGATTGAATGGGATAGTCATAACCACATGATCCTCACATGGATTCGGAACACTTCCATTCCCTCTATTTCCAATCTGATGGGCAgctttgatgatgcaaaatcTGCATGGGATATGTTGGCTAAAAGGTACTCCACTACTCATGGATCCTTGAAATATCAGTTAGTG GACCAAATTGACCTTTCTGATCCAACTTGGACATGCACAAAAGATGCTCAGCAATATGCTTCCATTAGAGATGAATTTCGCCTCTATGAATTCTTAATGTCACTTCACAAGGACTTTGAGCCCATTCGTGGTCAGCTACTCAATCGCAGTCCTACTCCCTCTCTTGATACTGCTGTAAATGAGTTGGTTAGAGAAGAAGCTCGTCTTGCAACCCTTCAAGCCCAGAATAAGCTCAATGTTTTGGCTATTACTCCATCTACTCCACTCATAGAGCAACCCCAGCAATCAGGTGATTCTTATGGCTCTAGCAATCGTCGCAAGCAGACCAACAAAAAGTTCTGCAACTATTGCAAGCGTCCTGGCCACACCATTGAGACTTGTTACCGTCGTAACAAATCTACTGCTGCTGTTGCTAATATTGAGCCTACTCCGCCAATGGCTTCCACCTTAGTTGAGTCCAA GAGATCATAG
- the LOC117925326 gene encoding LOW QUALITY PROTEIN: cytosolic sulfotransferase 15-like (The sequence of the model RefSeq protein was modified relative to this genomic sequence to represent the inferred CDS: deleted 1 base in 1 codon; substituted 1 base at 1 genomic stop codon) codes for MSYGEEEDSCSRGSYGEDDKKVSKVILAHQRCFKVRPTNISIXSNSPKSGTTWLKTLVFAILNRVRYNYDSHPFLSTNPHDYIPFLEVDASKNRTSLNQDLPLLNFYSQSLNPTSLDHGLEMFCRGVELFGPYWDHVLEYWKMSRERPDKVLFLKYEDLKEDISTHIKRLAHFLGFPFSEEEERVGIIEEISRLCSLQSLKNLKVNKTRK; via the exons atgagttatggaGAAGAGGAAGATTCATGCTCACGAGGCAGCTATGGAGAAGATGATAAGAAGGTGAGCA AAGTCATATTAGCTCATCAAAGATGCTTCAAGGTACGACCCACTAATATC TCGATCTAGAGCAATAGTCCAAAATCTGGCACCACATGGCTTAAGACCCTTGTGTTCGCTATCTTGAACAGAGTCCGATATAATTATGATTCCCACCCCTTCCTCTCAACTAATCCTCATGACTACATACCTTTCTTGGAGGTCGATGCTAGTAAGAACCGTACAAGTCTTAACCAAGACCTTCCT TTACTCAATTTTTATTCTCAGTCTCTCAATCCAACCTCCCTAGACCATGGGTTGGAGATGTTTTGCCGGGGTGTAGAGTTATTTGGACCCTACTGGGACCATGTGTTAGAGTATTGGAAGATGAGCAGGGAGAGGCCAGACAAGGTGTTGTTTTTGAAATATGAAGATCTCAAGGAGGATATCAGTACTCACATCAAAAGGTTAGCGCACTTCTTGGGCTTTCCTTTTTCTGAGGAGGAAGAGAGAGTGGGGATTATAGAGGAAATATCAAGGTTGTGTAGTCTTCAGAGTCTTAAAAATTTGAAGGTGAACAAGACTAGAAAATGA